In Synergistaceae bacterium, the following are encoded in one genomic region:
- a CDS encoding A/G-specific adenine glycosylase codes for MKNSGPGNAIPEETTALLLIEWFSLHARALPWRKDYSPYHILVSEFMLQQTQVDMVIPYFEKWTSAYPDLASLAQASEADAAKLWEGLGYYSRCRNLLAAARAMIAEGYEKPPFSVEELSRYPGIGPYTAGAMASIAYNVSVPAVDGNVERVIARLFDLEEAAGSLTLRRAASEKVSEMMPEGKARAFNQALMELGALVCLPRKPLCGKCPCRNHCLAARNGVQLKRPLPKARPTVEKISAWGVLPVIDGAFLLRRRPQKGLWAGFWEIPWFARKTEDVFSDLRSWGEEIGLECYSYVEVGTARFSFTNHQVTAWFVTCNARLLLCLKEQIHTGEWGLYKPGDLASLTLPAPSRKFLKLLDL; via the coding sequence ATGAAAAATTCTGGTCCGGGAAACGCGATTCCAGAAGAAACGACGGCTTTGCTCTTGATCGAATGGTTTTCCCTCCACGCTAGAGCGCTCCCCTGGCGCAAGGACTATTCCCCTTACCACATTCTGGTATCGGAGTTCATGTTGCAGCAAACCCAGGTGGACATGGTGATCCCCTATTTTGAAAAATGGACGTCGGCTTACCCCGATCTGGCCTCTTTGGCCCAAGCCTCGGAAGCGGACGCGGCAAAGCTCTGGGAAGGTCTCGGGTACTACTCCCGGTGCCGTAACCTGCTCGCGGCCGCCCGCGCCATGATCGCGGAGGGGTACGAGAAACCGCCGTTTTCAGTAGAGGAGTTATCTCGTTATCCGGGTATCGGCCCTTATACAGCAGGAGCTATGGCTAGCATCGCCTATAACGTCTCGGTTCCCGCGGTAGACGGCAACGTAGAACGCGTGATAGCGCGTCTCTTCGACCTGGAGGAAGCCGCGGGAAGCCTCACTCTGAGACGCGCGGCCTCGGAAAAAGTCTCGGAAATGATGCCGGAGGGAAAGGCGCGTGCTTTCAACCAAGCCTTGATGGAGCTGGGCGCTTTGGTTTGTTTGCCCCGGAAACCTCTTTGCGGAAAGTGTCCTTGTAGAAACCACTGTCTTGCGGCGCGGAATGGTGTTCAGTTGAAGCGTCCTTTGCCCAAGGCGCGTCCCACCGTGGAGAAAATCTCGGCATGGGGTGTGTTGCCTGTGATCGACGGAGCCTTTTTGCTGCGCCGCCGCCCCCAAAAAGGACTATGGGCAGGCTTCTGGGAAATTCCCTGGTTCGCCCGCAAAACGGAAGACGTGTTCTCCGACCTCCGGAGCTGGGGAGAAGAGATAGGGCTCGAATGCTACTCCTACGTGGAGGTAGGGACGGCGCGTTTTTCCTTCACGAACCACCAGGTGACGGCCTGGTTCGTGACCTGCAACGCTCGCCTCCTCCTTTGCCTAAAGGAGCAAATCCATACCGGGGAGTGGGGGCTTTATAAGCCGGGGGATCTGGCGTCGCTTACCCTTCCCGCTCCCAGCCGTAAGTTCCTGAAACTTTTGGATTTATGA
- the glmU gene encoding bifunctional UDP-N-acetylglucosamine diphosphorylase/glucosamine-1-phosphate N-acetyltransferase GlmU produces MPNSTLGIFVMAAGKGTRMKSDLPKVLLPILEKPMLGYLLKTVLECQPQEVAVLVGHQGERVCDYLKIFPSVEPLWQKEQLGTGHAVRTARQWWERFDRVLVLNGDLPLLGTETLRTFLREHDERRDYSCSLLSFVTDHPEGYGRVVREPDGGMSIVEHKDATPEQRLIQEVNGGCYVFETKRLAQVIDCLENRNAQGEFYLPDVIALMRKAGLKVRASIADEEEMLGVNTQAELAQVTSRTRDALARYWMNRGVQIADPSAVWIGPDVELAANVCLMPGVQIWGNSIVGEGTVLGPYCVLRNARLGRRINLIAYVMVENSELRDDSKAGPFAYIREGSFLAEEAFAGKFVELKKTRVGKGSKVPHLSYLGDAVLGENVNIGAGSVTCNYDGRNKFPTKIGDRCFVGSNTMMVAPVTLGNDSMTAAGSTITADVPDGALAVGRTRQKNIEGWVLKKRALEKRD; encoded by the coding sequence GTGCCGAATTCCACGTTAGGGATTTTCGTTATGGCTGCGGGAAAAGGAACCCGCATGAAAAGCGATCTTCCTAAAGTTCTTCTTCCGATCCTCGAAAAACCAATGTTGGGATACCTCTTGAAGACCGTCTTGGAGTGCCAACCCCAAGAAGTGGCCGTTCTCGTTGGACACCAAGGAGAACGGGTGTGTGATTACCTGAAGATCTTCCCCTCCGTGGAACCTTTGTGGCAAAAGGAGCAATTGGGCACGGGCCACGCCGTGCGGACCGCCCGCCAATGGTGGGAGCGTTTTGATCGCGTGTTGGTCCTCAATGGAGATCTGCCGCTCCTGGGAACCGAAACCCTTCGGACTTTTTTGCGGGAACACGACGAACGCCGGGACTATTCCTGTTCCCTGCTGAGTTTTGTGACGGATCATCCCGAAGGATACGGCCGAGTGGTGCGGGAGCCGGATGGAGGAATGTCCATCGTAGAGCACAAGGATGCGACCCCTGAACAGCGCCTCATCCAGGAGGTCAACGGGGGGTGCTATGTTTTCGAGACAAAGCGTCTGGCTCAGGTTATCGACTGTTTAGAAAATCGCAACGCCCAGGGAGAGTTCTACCTGCCCGACGTGATCGCCCTGATGCGAAAAGCGGGATTGAAAGTTCGGGCTTCAATAGCCGACGAAGAAGAAATGCTGGGAGTCAACACCCAGGCGGAGCTTGCCCAGGTTACGTCACGGACGCGCGACGCCTTGGCACGGTACTGGATGAACCGGGGTGTTCAGATAGCGGACCCCTCTGCCGTGTGGATCGGCCCGGATGTAGAGTTAGCGGCCAACGTTTGCTTGATGCCTGGCGTCCAGATATGGGGAAACTCCATCGTGGGGGAGGGTACTGTCTTGGGGCCTTATTGCGTCCTGCGGAACGCCCGCTTAGGGCGAAGGATCAACCTGATCGCTTATGTAATGGTGGAAAACAGTGAGCTACGCGACGATTCAAAAGCGGGACCCTTCGCCTATATACGCGAGGGGTCTTTTTTGGCGGAGGAAGCCTTTGCCGGAAAGTTTGTCGAACTTAAAAAAACCCGGGTGGGCAAGGGCAGCAAGGTCCCTCATCTCTCTTACCTGGGCGACGCTGTTCTAGGGGAAAATGTTAATATAGGGGCAGGAAGCGTCACCTGTAACTACGACGGCAGGAATAAGTTTCCGACGAAAATAGGAGATCGCTGCTTTGTGGGAAGCAACACGATGATGGTAGCGCCCGTAACATTGGGCAATGATTCCATGACCGCCGCGGGTTCCACGATTACCGCGGATGTTCCCGATGGCGCTTTGGCAGTGGGGCGGACGCGCCAAAAGAACATCGAAGGTTGGGTTCTCAAAAAGAGAGCGCTGGAAAAAAGAGACTGA
- a CDS encoding ribose-phosphate pyrophosphokinase, whose translation MKDLKIFSGTAHPDFATRICSELGVRLSVARHYRFSDGEVGLSIDESVRGSDVFVIQPTSYPTNENLMELLIMVDAFRRASASRINVVTPYFGYARQDRKSKPREPITAKLVANLITNSGADRVITADLHAGQIQGFFDIPVDHLTGVPLLASYCKEAFQAELQRGEVVVVSPDVGGVVRARHFAVMLKTDLAIVDKRRSYEVANFCEVMDIIGEVQGKTAILVDDIIDTAGTICNAAAGLKQRGCKAVFACATHAVLSGPAMKRINSSGIDKLVFSDTIPMPESKRSSRVVQLSIAPLFAEAILRVHSDRSVSSLFDR comes from the coding sequence GTGAAGGATCTCAAAATTTTCTCCGGTACGGCGCATCCCGATTTCGCCACGCGTATTTGTAGCGAGTTGGGGGTAAGGTTGTCGGTAGCGCGACATTACCGTTTTTCAGACGGCGAAGTAGGCCTTTCAATCGATGAGAGCGTTCGGGGCTCCGATGTTTTTGTCATACAACCCACATCTTACCCCACGAACGAAAACCTGATGGAGTTGCTTATCATGGTGGACGCCTTCAGAAGGGCCTCGGCCAGCCGAATCAATGTGGTGACACCCTACTTCGGATACGCTCGTCAAGACCGTAAAAGCAAGCCAAGAGAGCCGATTACGGCCAAGCTGGTCGCCAATCTGATCACGAACAGCGGAGCGGACCGGGTGATTACGGCGGACCTTCATGCAGGGCAAATTCAGGGTTTTTTTGACATCCCCGTGGATCATCTGACAGGGGTGCCCCTTTTAGCCTCTTATTGTAAAGAGGCCTTCCAGGCTGAGCTGCAAAGAGGCGAAGTTGTGGTGGTGTCCCCTGACGTGGGGGGTGTGGTACGGGCCAGACATTTCGCGGTGATGCTGAAAACCGATTTGGCGATCGTGGACAAACGGCGCTCTTACGAAGTGGCAAACTTCTGCGAGGTAATGGACATTATTGGAGAAGTCCAGGGGAAGACAGCCATTCTCGTGGACGACATTATCGACACGGCGGGCACGATCTGCAATGCCGCCGCCGGTCTGAAGCAACGGGGTTGCAAAGCGGTTTTCGCCTGCGCGACCCACGCGGTCCTTTCCGGCCCCGCGATGAAGCGCATCAACAGCTCCGGCATCGATAAACTGGTGTTCTCCGACACCATCCCCATGCCGGAATCCAAACGATCCAGCCGAGTGGTGCAGTTATCCATCGCTCCTCTTTTTGCCGAGGCGATCCTGCGAGTTCACAGTGACCGTTCTGTCAGTAGTTTGTTCGACAGATGA
- a CDS encoding 50S ribosomal protein L25, giving the protein MSERVTIVMEPRVKGRKGDTGRLRKEGFIPCVFYGPELSESVIGKVDATRVTRLLSASHWETMRINLKLPSGQEEMCIIREVQRHPLTGKVVHIDFMRLLQGRKVTVRVPIRIHGKETCPGIKEGGVLENLHEIEIETLPASIPEFVDVDISQLALGDMIHIKDLRLGGDLEILADPEEVLAIVATPKVVEEEATDEEKEVEVLAKGKAAKTEE; this is encoded by the coding sequence ATGTCTGAGCGAGTAACGATAGTGATGGAGCCCAGAGTTAAAGGTAGAAAAGGTGACACAGGAAGGCTTCGCAAAGAGGGATTCATCCCCTGTGTGTTTTACGGTCCGGAACTCTCCGAGTCCGTTATTGGCAAGGTAGACGCCACGCGGGTCACCCGCTTGCTGAGCGCCAGCCATTGGGAAACCATGCGCATCAACCTGAAGCTGCCTTCCGGCCAGGAGGAAATGTGCATCATTCGAGAAGTGCAGCGCCATCCTCTTACAGGAAAAGTGGTCCATATTGATTTCATGCGCCTCTTGCAAGGGCGCAAGGTGACGGTCCGGGTACCCATCCGCATCCATGGAAAAGAGACCTGTCCCGGTATCAAAGAAGGCGGAGTCCTGGAAAACCTGCACGAAATCGAAATCGAAACCCTGCCTGCTAGTATTCCCGAGTTCGTAGATGTGGACATTTCCCAGTTGGCTTTGGGCGATATGATCCATATCAAGGATCTGCGCTTGGGCGGCGACTTGGAAATTCTGGCCGATCCCGAGGAGGTCTTAGCCATCGTCGCGACTCCGAAGGTCGTGGAGGAAGAGGCTACCGATGAGGAGAAGGAAGTCGAGGTCTTGGCCAAGGGCAAGGCGGCCAAAACCGAGGAATAG
- the pth gene encoding aminoacyl-tRNA hydrolase: MKLVVGLGNPGQEYVYTRHNMGWASVDFWAEKRSLGKSTSKFRGEFWRDRELSLLKPLTYMNLSGMAVREVFDFYKMEPEEVLVIYDDMALPYGQLRLRGKGSAGGHNGLASIVSCLGTLEVPRLRIGIGSGPDEGVVSKNKIGWVLGHLTAQEMERLPDILGRVAEGVEAWLSLPLEQAMSKVNMKIQQKPNANTVSTAE; this comes from the coding sequence GTGAAACTGGTAGTCGGGCTGGGGAACCCTGGGCAAGAATATGTGTATACACGGCACAACATGGGGTGGGCCTCCGTGGATTTTTGGGCGGAGAAAAGATCATTAGGCAAGTCCACTTCAAAGTTCAGAGGGGAATTTTGGCGAGATCGGGAGTTGAGCCTACTCAAACCGTTGACGTACATGAACTTGAGCGGAATGGCTGTGCGCGAGGTCTTCGATTTTTACAAAATGGAACCCGAGGAGGTGCTCGTGATTTATGACGACATGGCCTTGCCTTACGGGCAACTGCGGCTCCGAGGCAAAGGCAGTGCGGGAGGCCATAACGGTTTGGCCTCCATTGTTTCTTGCTTGGGAACTTTGGAGGTTCCTCGTTTGCGGATCGGTATCGGCAGCGGCCCCGATGAAGGGGTCGTTTCGAAAAACAAGATTGGATGGGTCCTAGGCCACCTAACCGCTCAAGAGATGGAGCGTCTTCCCGATATTTTGGGGCGCGTGGCGGAGGGGGTCGAGGCGTGGCTTTCGCTTCCCTTGGAACAGGCGATGAGCAAGGTCAACATGAAAATCCAGCAAAAACCGAACGCGAACACAGTGTCAACGGCGGAATAA
- a CDS encoding amidohydrolase — MYRKIDELVSKYSAKVVKWRRAIHSHPELSAHEEKTSELVAEVLTGLGLEVMRNVGGYGVVGILKGGKPGLGKVVGLRADMDALPMQEETGLPFTSTVPGVMHACGHDTHTAMLLGTACILSELAGELEGGVKFIFQPAEELNPTGGAPGMIADGVLENPHVDAIFALHVWPGFETGNIVTRSGALMGASDRIFLTVLGRTAHGSAPHQGTDAIMIASQIVGGLQSIVSRTVAPLDSAVISVGTIKGGYRYNVIADKVEMEGTVRTLNPATQDRLPGLIEQTARGYAQALGGDASLKYVRGYPPTINAPELFQLAAETVEASMGKGHFVTLDSPDLGGEDFSFFAQERPCLMAWLGCRPVGKAPEDMAVLHNTRFIPDETCFPWGMRFLASCAVDFLRK; from the coding sequence ATGTACCGCAAAATCGATGAACTTGTTTCCAAGTACTCCGCCAAGGTGGTGAAGTGGCGCCGTGCCATCCACAGCCATCCCGAACTCAGCGCCCACGAAGAAAAAACCAGCGAGCTGGTCGCGGAGGTTTTGACGGGACTTGGCCTCGAAGTTATGAGAAACGTCGGCGGCTATGGAGTCGTCGGGATTTTGAAGGGCGGGAAGCCTGGGCTGGGCAAAGTCGTGGGGTTGCGCGCCGACATGGACGCGCTGCCAATGCAGGAGGAAACAGGGCTGCCCTTCACCTCTACCGTACCAGGCGTTATGCACGCCTGTGGACACGACACCCACACCGCTATGTTGCTGGGAACGGCCTGTATATTATCAGAGTTAGCAGGGGAGCTGGAGGGTGGCGTGAAGTTCATTTTCCAGCCCGCGGAGGAGTTGAACCCCACGGGCGGCGCGCCGGGGATGATTGCGGACGGTGTGCTGGAGAATCCTCACGTGGACGCTATTTTTGCCCTTCACGTATGGCCTGGCTTCGAGACAGGAAACATTGTCACCCGGTCCGGAGCTTTAATGGGCGCTTCGGACCGTATCTTTTTAACGGTATTGGGAAGGACCGCTCACGGATCGGCTCCTCATCAAGGCACTGACGCCATTATGATCGCCTCTCAGATCGTAGGCGGTCTTCAATCCATCGTGTCGCGGACCGTAGCCCCCCTGGACTCGGCAGTGATCAGCGTCGGAACCATTAAAGGCGGATATCGCTACAACGTCATAGCGGACAAAGTGGAGATGGAGGGTACGGTCCGCACATTGAACCCTGCTACTCAGGACCGGCTGCCGGGTTTGATCGAACAGACGGCCCGGGGTTACGCCCAGGCGTTGGGCGGAGACGCGTCGCTGAAATACGTCCGTGGCTACCCGCCGACGATAAACGCGCCGGAGCTTTTCCAGTTGGCCGCCGAAACCGTCGAGGCCTCCATGGGAAAAGGGCATTTCGTGACCCTAGATAGCCCTGACTTGGGGGGAGAGGACTTTTCATTTTTCGCCCAGGAGCGTCCCTGTTTGATGGCGTGGCTCGGCTGCCGCCCCGTGGGAAAAGCCCCCGAGGATATGGCAGTACTACACAACACTCGGTTCATCCCTGACGAAACCTGTTTTCCCTGGGGTATGCGTTTTCTGGCCTCCTGCGCGGTGGATTTTCTGAGGAAGTGA